The proteins below are encoded in one region of Apium graveolens cultivar Ventura chromosome 4, ASM990537v1, whole genome shotgun sequence:
- the LOC141718360 gene encoding uncharacterized protein LOC141718360, which produces MVPVKVDLGLLRMDYYAEGDAKFNQRLHLDLLEEARENSQLKLAVYQQRATRYYNKKVKGQQLKVRDMVLRKVISNTKNPHHGVFGSNWEGPYKIKVILWKGTYHLEDMEGKFVPRVWNEEHL; this is translated from the coding sequence ATGGTTCCTGTGAAAGTCGACTTAGGATTGCTTCGCATGGATTATTATGCAGAAGGAGATGCAAAGTTCAATCAAAGGCTTCACTTGGATCTGTTGGAGGAAGCAAGGGAAAACTCTCAGCTGAAACTTGCGGTGTACCAACAACGTGCAACAAGGTATTACaacaagaaggtaaagggacaACAGCTGAAAGTTAGAGATATGGTGCTCAGGAAAGTGATATCAAACACAAAAAATCCTCATCATGGAGTTTTTGGATccaattgggaaggaccatacaagattaAAGTAATATTGTGGAAAGGAACTTATCATCTTGAAGACATGGAAGGGAAGTTTGTTCCGCGAGTATGGAATGAGGAACACCTCTGA